A genomic window from Paucibacter sp. KCTC 42545 includes:
- a CDS encoding ABC transporter substrate-binding protein, whose amino-acid sequence MNQIKKTLLALASTAALFAASAQADINVGVTVSATGPAASLGIPEKNTIGLMPTTIAGQKINYIVLDDASDTTAAVSNTRKLISEHKVDVVVGSTVTPNSLAMIDAVVEGSTPMISMAASARIVEPMDAKKRWVFKTPQNDIMMALAIVQHMAAAGVKTAAFIGFADAYGEGWFNEFSKIAAVKGVQIVASERYNRTDTSVTGQVLKLIAAKPDAILIGGSGTPAVLPQKTLKERGYAGKFYQTHGVANNDFLRVGGKDVEGTFLPSGPVLVAAQLPADHPVKKSALEYIAKYEAAFGKGNVSTFGGHAWDAGLLLQAAIPVALKKAQPGTPAFRAALRDALEGVKELPAAHGVFSMSPTDHLGLDQRARVMVKIEGGTWKYQP is encoded by the coding sequence TGTCGGCGTGACCGTTTCGGCAACAGGACCGGCCGCTTCGCTGGGTATTCCCGAGAAGAACACCATCGGCCTGATGCCGACCACCATCGCCGGTCAGAAGATCAACTACATCGTCCTGGACGACGCCTCCGACACCACCGCGGCTGTCTCCAACACCCGCAAGCTGATCAGCGAGCACAAGGTGGATGTGGTGGTGGGTTCCACCGTGACGCCTAACTCCCTGGCCATGATTGATGCGGTGGTGGAGGGCAGCACGCCGATGATCTCCATGGCCGCCTCGGCCCGCATCGTCGAGCCCATGGATGCCAAGAAGCGCTGGGTCTTCAAGACCCCACAGAACGACATCATGATGGCCCTGGCCATCGTCCAGCACATGGCCGCCGCCGGCGTCAAAACAGCCGCCTTCATTGGCTTTGCCGATGCCTACGGTGAAGGCTGGTTCAACGAATTCAGCAAGATCGCCGCCGTCAAGGGCGTGCAGATCGTCGCCTCCGAGCGCTACAACCGCACCGACACCTCGGTCACCGGCCAGGTGCTGAAGTTGATCGCCGCCAAGCCCGATGCGATCCTGATCGGCGGCTCGGGCACGCCGGCTGTGCTGCCGCAAAAGACGCTGAAAGAGCGCGGCTACGCCGGCAAGTTCTACCAAACCCACGGCGTGGCCAATAACGACTTCCTCCGCGTAGGCGGCAAGGATGTCGAAGGCACCTTCTTGCCCAGCGGCCCGGTGCTGGTGGCGGCGCAATTGCCGGCCGATCACCCGGTGAAGAAGAGCGCGCTGGAATACATCGCCAAGTACGAAGCGGCTTTCGGCAAGGGCAATGTGTCCACCTTCGGCGGCCACGCCTGGGACGCTGGCCTGCTGTTGCAAGCTGCCATTCCGGTGGCGCTGAAAAAGGCCCAGCCCGGCACGCCCGCCTTCCGCGCCGCCCTGCGTGATGCGCTTGAGGGCGTGAAGGAATTGCCCGCCGCCCACGGCGTGTTCAGCATGAGCCCGACCGACCACCTGGGTCTGGACCAGCGCGCCCGCGTGATGGTCAAGATCGAAGGCGGCACCTGGAAGTACCAGCCCTGA
- the paaZ gene encoding phenylacetic acid degradation bifunctional protein PaaZ, with protein MSATPPILQSLIANRWIGTQSDRALHSAINGRAVALTHADEIDFGESLAYARGQALPALLKLDFQQRAALLKALATYLMEHKEALYAVSVHTGGTRSDNWIDVEGGIGTLFAYASIGRRELPSSNVFHEGPAIALGKEGQFMGSHILAPKRGVAVHINAFNFPMWGMLEKFAPSFLAGMPCIVKPATATSFVAEACVRLIHASGLLPAGSLQLVVGGSGDLLDRLEETDVVTFTGSADTAAMLRVNPNLIRRSIPFNGEADSLNCAILAPDVLPGDPEFELFVREVAREMTAKTGQKCTAIRRAIVPAQHIDAVAAALRERLAKIKVGDPAVEGVRMGALASKAQQADVAERVALLSQGNETVFGAADGFAPVGEGVSEGAFFSPTLLICRDAFANETVHNVEAFGPVSTLMPYEGLDQALALAAKGRGSLVASVVTKTPAIAAEAVYQAAAFHGRIHVLDRESAKESTGHGSPLPQLKHGGPGRAGGGEELGGLRAVKHHLQRCAVQGSPTMLSAITGEYQRGGKVQEDAIHPFRKYFEEIQIGDSLLTHRRTVSEADIVNFGGVSGDYFYMHFDEVAAKDTQFGQRIAHGYFVLSAAAGLFVSPAPGPVLANYGLDTLRFVNPVAIGDTIQARLTCKRRIDRGNRPDQPPQGVVAWDVQVMNQRGELVASYDILTLVAKKPA; from the coding sequence ATGAGCGCCACGCCCCCCATCCTCCAAAGCCTGATCGCCAATCGCTGGATTGGCACGCAATCTGATCGCGCGCTGCACAGCGCCATCAACGGCCGCGCCGTGGCGCTGACGCATGCGGACGAGATCGACTTCGGCGAAAGCCTGGCCTATGCGCGGGGTCAGGCCTTGCCTGCGCTGCTGAAGCTGGACTTCCAGCAGCGCGCGGCCTTGCTCAAGGCCTTGGCCACCTACCTGATGGAGCACAAGGAGGCGCTCTACGCCGTCTCGGTGCACACCGGTGGCACGCGTTCCGACAATTGGATCGACGTGGAAGGTGGCATCGGCACTTTGTTCGCCTACGCCAGCATCGGCCGCCGTGAACTGCCCAGCAGCAATGTCTTCCACGAAGGCCCGGCCATCGCCCTGGGCAAAGAAGGCCAGTTCATGGGCTCGCACATCCTGGCGCCCAAGCGCGGCGTGGCCGTGCACATCAATGCCTTCAACTTCCCCATGTGGGGCATGTTGGAAAAGTTCGCGCCCAGCTTCCTGGCGGGCATGCCTTGCATCGTCAAGCCGGCCACCGCCACGTCCTTCGTGGCCGAGGCCTGTGTGCGCTTGATTCATGCGTCAGGCTTGCTGCCGGCCGGCAGCTTGCAGCTGGTCGTTGGCGGTTCGGGCGATTTGCTGGATCGTTTGGAGGAGACCGATGTGGTCACCTTCACCGGTTCAGCCGACACGGCCGCCATGCTGCGCGTCAACCCCAATCTGATTCGCCGCTCCATTCCCTTCAACGGCGAGGCCGATAGCCTCAACTGCGCCATCCTGGCGCCGGACGTGCTGCCGGGCGACCCCGAGTTCGAACTCTTTGTGCGCGAAGTGGCCCGTGAGATGACGGCCAAGACCGGCCAGAAGTGCACTGCCATCCGCCGTGCCATCGTGCCGGCTCAGCACATCGATGCGGTGGCGGCTGCGCTGCGCGAGCGCCTGGCCAAGATCAAAGTGGGTGACCCCGCCGTGGAGGGCGTGCGCATGGGCGCCCTGGCCTCCAAGGCCCAGCAGGCCGATGTGGCCGAGCGCGTGGCCTTGCTTAGCCAAGGCAATGAGACGGTGTTCGGCGCCGCGGACGGCTTCGCGCCGGTGGGTGAGGGCGTGAGCGAAGGTGCTTTCTTCTCCCCCACGCTGCTGATCTGCCGCGACGCGTTTGCGAACGAAACGGTGCATAACGTCGAGGCCTTCGGCCCGGTTTCCACCCTGATGCCTTACGAGGGCCTGGACCAGGCGCTGGCCCTGGCCGCCAAGGGCCGCGGCAGCTTGGTGGCCTCCGTCGTCACCAAGACGCCTGCGATCGCTGCCGAGGCGGTCTATCAGGCTGCAGCCTTCCACGGTCGCATTCACGTGCTGGACCGCGAGTCCGCCAAGGAGTCCACCGGCCACGGCTCGCCGCTGCCGCAGTTGAAGCATGGCGGCCCGGGACGTGCCGGCGGTGGTGAAGAGCTCGGCGGCCTGCGCGCCGTTAAGCACCATCTGCAGCGCTGCGCGGTGCAGGGTTCGCCCACCATGCTCAGCGCCATCACCGGCGAATACCAGCGCGGTGGCAAGGTGCAAGAGGATGCGATCCACCCCTTCCGCAAGTACTTTGAAGAGATCCAGATCGGTGACTCGCTGCTGACGCATCGCCGCACGGTCAGCGAGGCGGACATCGTCAACTTCGGTGGCGTTTCCGGCGACTATTTCTATATGCACTTCGACGAAGTGGCGGCCAAGGACACGCAGTTTGGCCAGCGCATTGCGCATGGTTACTTTGTGCTCTCGGCGGCGGCCGGCTTGTTTGTGTCGCCCGCGCCCGGCCCGGTGCTGGCCAATTACGGCCTGGACACTTTGCGCTTTGTGAACCCGGTGGCGATTGGTGACACCATCCAAGCCCGCCTGACTTGCAAGCGCCGCATCGACCGTGGCAATCGCCCTGACCAGCCGCCGCAAGGCGTGGTGGCCTGGGACGTGCAGGTGATGAACCAGCGCGGCGAGTTGGTCGCCAGCTACGACATCCTGACCCTGGTGGCCAAGAAGCCGGCTTGA